A window of the Brockia lithotrophica genome harbors these coding sequences:
- a CDS encoding Acetyl-CoA synthetase produces the protein MSHPRRFRRGSDVLEETERGKDLPSERRGGEGSLAMERTENAVRERGTPMLDVFFRPRGVAVVGASHVPGKIGHIVVQNLQESGYAGRIAPVNPKGGEIRGLPVAQSLAEAAAEGPIDLAVVAVPAPAVVDVAEEAGKAGVQGLVVLSAGFRETGSEGARREAALLEVVRRYSMRLLGPNVVGVVDTHTPLNATFAEGFPNRGEVAFVSQSGALLLAIHDWARKEGMGFSRFLSLGNKTDVDESDALAALAEDPHTRVILLYLEDVRDGRRFLEVARRAVQEKPVVVLKSGRSDAGARAAASHTGALAGSDRAYEAAFRQSGVLRVNSLEELFAAAWAFLSPRYPKGKKVAVLTNAGGGGILASDALAARGLELASFARGTIRALREAMPPEASVLNPVDVLGDARADRYARAAEILARDPETDGIVAIVCPTATAEPEKTAQVLAKAVERFDLPLTAAFMGGEAMEAGVRLLREARIPVYTFPEAAAEAWIRLVAYEELRTRSQTPTLWDSPARHRLLGEGDVRRAKAVFARARAEGRRVLLSSEVLEALAAFGIPVAPTRLARTAREAAAIAEEFGYPVALKIASPDILHKSDVGGVRLGLADGEAVQRAFREIVDAAAHHAPDAFLYGVEVQKMLARGHEVFVGGMRDPTFGPLLVAGMGGVFVNLLEDVAYRLVELLTERDVEEIVRETRLYRLLRGFRGEPPADLPALHRIIARVADLLRELPEVLELDLNPVFVSPDGAWVVDAKLALHEERNVGESSGAFPRDVSSPAGRRGNQRG, from the coding sequence GTGAGCCATCCGCGGCGTTTTCGCAGGGGAAGCGACGTCCTTGAGGAGACCGAACGGGGGAAGGACCTCCCGAGCGAACGACGGGGTGGGGAAGGGAGCCTGGCAATGGAACGCACGGAAAACGCCGTCCGGGAACGCGGAACGCCTATGCTCGACGTGTTCTTTCGGCCGCGGGGTGTGGCCGTGGTCGGTGCGTCGCACGTTCCTGGAAAGATCGGGCACATCGTCGTGCAAAACCTTCAGGAAAGCGGCTACGCCGGCCGGATCGCGCCCGTAAACCCCAAGGGCGGGGAAATCCGCGGCTTACCCGTAGCACAAAGCCTCGCCGAAGCCGCTGCGGAAGGACCGATCGACCTCGCCGTCGTCGCCGTTCCCGCCCCCGCCGTCGTAGACGTGGCCGAAGAGGCAGGGAAGGCGGGGGTGCAGGGGCTCGTCGTCCTGAGCGCCGGCTTTCGCGAGACGGGTTCCGAAGGGGCGCGCCGCGAGGCGGCGCTCTTGGAGGTCGTGCGGCGCTATTCCATGCGCCTCCTCGGGCCCAACGTCGTCGGCGTCGTGGACACCCACACGCCGCTCAACGCCACGTTTGCCGAAGGATTTCCCAACCGCGGGGAAGTCGCCTTCGTCTCCCAGAGCGGTGCCCTCCTCCTCGCGATCCACGACTGGGCGCGCAAGGAGGGCATGGGTTTTTCGCGCTTTCTGAGCCTCGGAAACAAGACCGACGTGGACGAATCCGACGCCCTGGCGGCGTTGGCGGAAGACCCGCACACGCGCGTGATCCTCCTCTACCTCGAGGATGTGCGGGACGGAAGGCGCTTCCTCGAAGTGGCCCGCCGGGCCGTACAGGAAAAGCCCGTCGTCGTCCTCAAGAGCGGCCGGAGCGACGCCGGCGCCCGCGCCGCCGCCTCGCACACGGGCGCCCTTGCGGGTTCCGACCGCGCCTACGAGGCGGCTTTTCGGCAGAGCGGAGTCCTGCGGGTAAATTCCCTGGAAGAGCTCTTTGCCGCTGCGTGGGCGTTTTTATCCCCGCGCTACCCCAAGGGGAAAAAGGTGGCCGTCCTCACGAACGCGGGCGGTGGAGGAATCCTCGCGAGCGACGCCCTCGCGGCGCGCGGGCTGGAGCTCGCCTCCTTCGCCCGCGGCACGATCCGCGCACTGCGCGAAGCAATGCCGCCGGAGGCAAGCGTGCTCAACCCCGTGGACGTCCTGGGGGACGCCCGGGCGGATCGCTATGCGCGGGCGGCAGAAATCCTCGCCCGGGACCCGGAGACGGACGGCATCGTGGCGATCGTCTGCCCGACGGCGACGGCCGAGCCGGAGAAGACCGCGCAGGTCCTCGCGAAAGCCGTCGAGCGCTTCGACCTTCCCCTTACCGCCGCCTTCATGGGCGGGGAAGCGATGGAGGCGGGCGTTCGCCTCCTGCGGGAGGCCCGGATTCCCGTCTACACCTTCCCTGAGGCCGCGGCGGAGGCGTGGATCCGGCTCGTCGCCTACGAGGAACTGCGCACACGCTCCCAAACGCCGACGCTTTGGGATTCTCCCGCGCGCCACCGCTTGTTGGGGGAGGGGGACGTCCGACGCGCAAAGGCGGTCTTTGCCCGCGCCCGCGCGGAGGGACGTCGCGTCCTCCTCTCGAGCGAGGTACTCGAGGCCCTCGCCGCCTTCGGGATCCCCGTGGCGCCCACCCGCCTCGCGCGCACGGCTCGGGAAGCGGCGGCGATCGCCGAGGAGTTCGGGTATCCCGTCGCCCTCAAGATTGCCTCTCCGGACATCCTCCACAAATCGGACGTCGGCGGGGTGCGGCTTGGCCTCGCAGACGGCGAAGCGGTGCAACGGGCCTTCCGCGAGATCGTGGATGCGGCGGCCCACCACGCCCCAGATGCCTTCCTCTACGGCGTGGAAGTGCAGAAGATGCTCGCCCGCGGTCACGAGGTATTCGTCGGCGGGATGCGGGACCCCACCTTTGGCCCGCTTCTCGTTGCCGGCATGGGCGGGGTATTCGTGAACCTTCTCGAGGACGTCGCCTACCGCCTCGTCGAGCTGCTCACGGAGCGAGACGTGGAGGAGATCGTCCGGGAAACCCGACTCTATCGACTCTTGCGGGGATTTCGCGGAGAACCGCCGGCCGACCTCCCGGCTCTACACCGGATCATCGCCCGGGTGGCCGACCTCTTGCGGGAACTCCCGGAAGTGCTGGAGCTCGACCTCAACCCCGTGTTCGTCTCCCCGGACGGAGCGTGGGTGGTCGATGCCAAGCTCGCTCTCCACGAGGAACGAAACGTCGGAGAAAGTTCGGGGGCGTTTCCCCGCGATGTTTCGTCCCCGGCCGGGCGGCGCGGAAACCAAAGGGGGTAA
- a CDS encoding ATPase, AAA family, producing MDLFDFREPDSDRVPLAERLRPQTLDEIVGQEHILAPGKLLRRAIEADRLTSLILYGPPGTGKTTLARVIAAKTKARFIPLSGVTAGVTDLRREIDSAREELRLYGRRTVLFVDEVHRWNRAQQDVLLPFLEDGSLILIGATTENPFFALRGALLSRSLIFELRPLSEEALRKLAERALRDPRGLGNLELSVDADALAHLVRTSGGDARRFLNALELAALTARVGEDGTVRITLADAEESVQRSAVRYDAAGDAHYDVTSAFIKSIRGSDPDAALYWLARMLDAGEDPLFIARRLVIAASEDVGNADPYALPLAVAAYEAVERIGMPEGRIPLAQATTYLALAPKSNSSYRAIGAYLAWIREHGAAEVPPHLRDAHYAGAKRLGRGEGYLYPHDYPEHFVVQEYLPRGVPRLFQPGGLGWEGRAAKLHARRWGNSETKGG from the coding sequence ATGGACCTCTTCGACTTTCGCGAACCTGACAGCGACCGCGTCCCCCTAGCCGAGCGGCTTCGGCCGCAAACGCTCGACGAGATCGTCGGTCAGGAGCACATCCTCGCTCCAGGTAAGCTCCTCCGGCGGGCGATCGAAGCCGATCGCCTCACCTCGCTCATCCTCTACGGTCCCCCCGGCACGGGCAAGACGACGCTCGCCCGGGTGATCGCGGCGAAGACGAAGGCCCGCTTTATCCCCCTGAGCGGGGTAACGGCGGGGGTGACCGACCTCCGGCGCGAGATCGACTCCGCCCGCGAAGAACTCCGCCTCTACGGGCGGCGCACGGTGCTCTTTGTCGACGAAGTCCACCGCTGGAATCGCGCGCAACAGGACGTACTCCTCCCCTTTCTCGAAGACGGGAGCCTGATCCTCATCGGCGCGACGACGGAAAATCCGTTTTTTGCCCTGCGCGGTGCGCTTCTCTCTCGCTCCCTCATCTTCGAACTTCGTCCCCTTTCCGAAGAGGCGCTGCGAAAACTTGCGGAACGCGCCCTGCGCGATCCCCGGGGACTGGGGAACCTGGAACTTAGCGTCGATGCAGACGCCCTCGCGCACCTCGTCCGTACGTCGGGAGGAGACGCGCGGCGCTTTTTGAACGCCTTAGAGCTCGCCGCCCTCACCGCTCGCGTAGGCGAAGACGGGACCGTGCGGATCACCTTGGCGGACGCCGAAGAATCCGTTCAGCGGTCCGCCGTGCGCTACGACGCCGCCGGAGACGCCCACTACGACGTCACGAGCGCGTTCATCAAGTCCATCCGCGGCTCCGACCCCGACGCCGCCCTGTACTGGCTCGCGCGCATGCTCGACGCCGGGGAGGACCCCCTCTTCATCGCCCGCCGCCTCGTCATCGCCGCAAGCGAGGACGTCGGAAATGCCGACCCCTACGCACTCCCCCTCGCGGTGGCAGCCTACGAAGCCGTGGAGCGCATCGGCATGCCGGAGGGAAGGATTCCCCTCGCTCAGGCCACCACCTACCTCGCCCTCGCACCAAAGTCGAATTCGAGCTATCGGGCCATAGGGGCCTACCTCGCCTGGATTCGCGAGCACGGAGCGGCGGAAGTCCCGCCGCACCTTCGGGACGCCCACTACGCCGGAGCAAAGCGGCTGGGGCGCGGGGAAGGGTACCTCTATCCCCACGATTACCCCGAACACTTCGTCGTCCAAGAATACCTTCCCCGGGGCGTACCGCGGCTCTTCCAGCCGGGGGGGTTGGGGTGGGAGGGCCGGGCGGCCAAACTCCACGCCCGAAGGTGGGGAAACTCCGAAACCAAGGGAGGATAA
- a CDS encoding Polysaccharide deacetylase, translating to MREHAHSELLRKRRGKENCKPRAGAIGVFLLAFVLAWFSSAGAVFALSSETRGEGDPGVEAFSWGFKKAKGGNPPSIDEEGFRDLVERFGARFYDPSGKKVVYLTFDNGYENGYTARILDVLREKDVPAAFFVTGHYVKSQPELVRRMAQEGHIVGNHSYRHPDMSRMSAAEIRADLEKLNAAVREVVPGAEIRFFRPPRGIFDEKTLATARDLGMTTVFWSIAYKDWDPKVVHGGDHAVRQVLEQLHPGAVILLHSVSRDNAEGLPRIIDAVRAQGYTFRSLDEWGK from the coding sequence GTGAGGGAACACGCGCACTCCGAGCTTCTCCGAAAGAGGCGGGGAAAAGAGAATTGCAAGCCCCGGGCGGGCGCGATCGGCGTCTTCCTCCTCGCGTTTGTCCTTGCGTGGTTCTCCTCGGCCGGAGCGGTCTTTGCGCTTTCTTCCGAAACGCGCGGGGAGGGCGACCCGGGCGTCGAAGCCTTCAGCTGGGGGTTTAAAAAGGCAAAGGGAGGAAATCCGCCTTCCATCGACGAAGAAGGATTCCGAGACCTCGTCGAACGCTTCGGCGCGCGCTTCTACGATCCGTCGGGGAAAAAGGTCGTCTACCTCACCTTCGACAACGGGTACGAGAACGGCTATACGGCTCGGATCCTCGACGTCCTGCGCGAAAAGGACGTTCCGGCCGCCTTCTTCGTCACGGGGCACTACGTGAAGTCGCAGCCGGAGCTTGTCCGCCGCATGGCGCAGGAAGGGCACATCGTTGGAAACCATTCCTACCGCCACCCGGACATGAGCCGCATGAGCGCGGCGGAGATCCGCGCGGACCTGGAAAAGTTGAACGCCGCCGTACGCGAGGTCGTTCCGGGGGCGGAGATCCGGTTCTTTCGCCCTCCTCGGGGGATCTTCGACGAGAAGACGCTCGCCACGGCGCGCGACCTCGGGATGACCACGGTCTTTTGGTCGATCGCGTACAAGGACTGGGACCCGAAGGTCGTACACGGGGGCGACCATGCCGTGCGTCAGGTCCTCGAGCAGCTGCACCCGGGAGCCGTGATCCTCCTCCACAGCGTGTCCCGCGACAACGCGGAAGGATTGCCCCGGATCATCGACGCGGTGCGCGCGCAAGGGTACACCTTCCGCTCGCTCGACGAGTGGGGGAAGTGA
- a CDS encoding BioD-like N-terminal domain of phosphotransacetylase, translating into MNHEAQTKVRRESAPAQSRVRSLLVLGRPGSGKTALLLGTALYLRERGMDVRYLKPVGFAFGGEGVDADALLMGRVLGLPEPPSALAPLVLGVHAFPTDVEEFARKVEEMLARVEEAGRTAGSAVLLVDGPGRPHRLAAFGGDSLTLGEKLGAHLAYVVRPKDGDDAVDEAVFYLERGRERGLPWAGIVFSAVRPHEESRIEEIYRPILARRGIPVLGSVPYTPALSAPTARVFASVLGGKVYETGPLDRPVEQVLVGAMTPERALSYFRRFSNVAVITGGDRTDLAAAALEADLSLLILSGGIEPDVRVLVRAEERSVPVLLVDEDTYTVARKVEEISRVLSADDGDAVETAKSVVAQTLGKNLEALFGFSPGEGAQDARVSPQE; encoded by the coding sequence ATGAACCACGAAGCGCAGACGAAGGTAAGACGGGAATCCGCCCCGGCGCAGTCCCGGGTCCGAAGCCTCCTCGTCTTGGGTAGGCCGGGGAGCGGCAAGACGGCCCTCCTGTTGGGCACGGCTCTCTACCTGAGGGAGCGGGGGATGGACGTCCGCTACCTGAAGCCCGTCGGCTTCGCCTTCGGCGGCGAAGGAGTGGACGCCGACGCCCTCCTCATGGGGCGCGTGCTGGGCCTGCCCGAACCGCCGTCGGCCTTGGCCCCCCTCGTCCTCGGCGTGCACGCCTTCCCGACCGACGTCGAGGAGTTTGCGCGGAAGGTCGAGGAAATGCTCGCCCGCGTGGAAGAAGCGGGACGGACCGCCGGGTCGGCCGTCCTCCTCGTCGACGGGCCGGGACGGCCGCACCGGTTGGCGGCCTTCGGCGGCGACTCCCTCACCCTGGGCGAAAAACTCGGGGCGCACCTCGCCTACGTCGTTCGCCCGAAGGACGGCGACGACGCCGTGGACGAGGCCGTCTTTTACCTCGAACGCGGGCGAGAACGCGGGCTTCCTTGGGCGGGGATCGTCTTTTCCGCCGTCCGGCCGCACGAAGAGTCGCGAATCGAAGAGATCTACCGACCAATCCTGGCCCGCAGGGGAATCCCCGTCCTCGGGTCCGTACCGTATACGCCGGCGCTCAGCGCCCCTACGGCGCGCGTCTTTGCCTCCGTCCTCGGCGGCAAGGTGTACGAGACGGGGCCCCTCGATCGCCCTGTGGAACAAGTGCTCGTGGGCGCGATGACGCCCGAGCGGGCCCTCTCCTACTTCCGCCGCTTTTCGAACGTCGCGGTGATCACCGGCGGCGACCGCACCGACCTCGCCGCCGCCGCTTTGGAGGCAGACCTTTCCCTCCTCATCTTGAGCGGGGGAATCGAGCCCGACGTGCGCGTGCTCGTGCGCGCCGAAGAAAGAAGCGTCCCCGTCCTTCTCGTGGACGAGGACACCTACACCGTGGCGCGCAAGGTGGAGGAAATCTCGCGCGTGCTCAGCGCCGACGACGGGGACGCGGTGGAGACGGCGAAGAGCGTCGTCGCACAAACCCTCGGGAAAAACCTCGAAGCTCTCTTCGGGTTTTCCCCCGGGGAAGGGGCGCAGGACGCGCGCGTTTCTCCTCAGGAGTAG
- a CDS encoding ADP-ribose pyrophosphatase, with protein MRETDARARREAHGAENRAAELSEGIERSASEGACPEITLERREMYNGKIVRVVLDQIENCRGHRSTREIVVHPGAVAILARTEEGKFLFVRQYRKPVERDLLEIPAGKREEGEAPEATAVRELREETGYGGGTWTYLGKIYTSPGMLSEGIDLYFSDAVYPVGMQQDDPDEILRVVRLDAEEVRRAVSRGELVDAKSLAALFLASQKLDLGVF; from the coding sequence GTGCGCGAAACCGATGCGCGTGCGAGGCGGGAAGCGCATGGCGCGGAAAACCGTGCGGCCGAGCTTTCCGAAGGCATAGAACGCTCTGCATCCGAAGGCGCGTGTCCGGAAATCACCTTGGAACGGCGCGAGATGTACAACGGAAAGATCGTCCGCGTCGTCCTGGACCAAATCGAAAACTGTCGCGGCCACCGCTCGACGCGAGAGATCGTCGTCCATCCCGGCGCCGTCGCGATTCTCGCCCGGACGGAAGAAGGGAAATTCCTTTTCGTGAGGCAGTACCGGAAACCCGTGGAGCGCGATCTCCTGGAAATTCCCGCGGGAAAACGGGAAGAAGGGGAAGCGCCGGAAGCCACCGCCGTGCGGGAACTGCGCGAAGAAACGGGGTACGGCGGAGGGACGTGGACGTATTTGGGAAAGATCTACACCTCTCCCGGCATGCTGAGCGAGGGGATCGACCTCTACTTTTCCGATGCCGTCTATCCCGTAGGTATGCAGCAAGACGACCCCGACGAAATCCTGCGCGTCGTACGTCTCGACGCCGAAGAAGTTCGCCGTGCCGTTTCTCGGGGCGAGCTCGTCGACGCCAAGAGCCTTGCCGCCCTTTTCTTGGCGTCGCAAAAACTCGACCTCGGCGTCTTTTGA
- a CDS encoding Gamma-glutamyl phosphate reductase has protein sequence MPVRGARRNVEGGKDSMHRSELGGPEPSLEEKREALRALLREVKATSAVLARADHATRQRALAAMADALEADRDEILAANAEDLRLAEEMELDAPRKERLMLNPGRIRAMADGLRALVDLPDPLAPRGEMWTRPNGLLVERVPVPLGVIAIIYESRPNVTADAAGLALKSGSAVVLRGGREAHRSNVAIAASLQKGLRAAGLPEKSAVVVPWTDRELVEVVLTARGLVDLAIPRGGHGLIQYVVRTAQVPTLETGVGNNHLFVDRSADFAKATRIVVDAKTDRPAVCNALETLLVHREIAEAWLPEAGRALVDAGVELRGCPESVRILRSHGISVREATEADWETEYLDLILAVRVVDGLDEALAHIARYGTGHSEAIVAEDREAAEAFLAAVDAAAVYHNASTRFTDGGEFGFGAEMGISTQKLHARGPVGPRELVSYKYVVRGDGQVRGFRAVDR, from the coding sequence GTGCCGGTACGAGGAGCGAGGAGAAACGTCGAAGGAGGGAAAGATTCCATGCACCGCTCCGAACTCGGGGGACCCGAACCGTCCTTGGAAGAAAAGCGGGAAGCGCTCCGCGCGCTTCTGCGGGAAGTCAAAGCCACGTCCGCCGTCCTCGCACGGGCCGATCACGCCACGCGGCAGCGCGCCCTCGCCGCCATGGCGGACGCCCTGGAAGCCGATCGGGACGAGATCCTCGCCGCAAACGCCGAAGACTTGCGGCTCGCGGAGGAGATGGAGCTCGACGCGCCGCGCAAGGAAAGGCTCATGCTCAACCCCGGTCGCATTCGCGCCATGGCCGACGGGCTTCGGGCTCTTGTGGACCTCCCCGATCCACTCGCGCCGCGCGGGGAGATGTGGACGCGGCCGAACGGCCTTCTCGTCGAACGCGTCCCCGTACCGCTGGGCGTGATCGCCATCATCTACGAATCGCGCCCCAACGTCACCGCCGACGCGGCGGGGCTCGCCCTAAAGAGCGGCAGCGCCGTCGTCCTGCGGGGAGGACGGGAGGCGCACCGGTCCAACGTGGCTATCGCCGCAAGCTTGCAAAAAGGGCTTCGCGCGGCGGGACTTCCGGAAAAGTCCGCCGTCGTCGTTCCTTGGACGGATCGCGAGCTCGTCGAGGTGGTGCTCACCGCCCGGGGGCTCGTGGACCTGGCCATCCCCCGCGGCGGCCACGGGCTCATCCAGTACGTCGTGCGCACCGCGCAGGTCCCCACGCTTGAGACGGGCGTAGGGAACAACCACCTCTTCGTGGACCGGTCAGCGGACTTCGCCAAGGCCACGCGGATCGTCGTGGACGCCAAGACGGACCGCCCCGCCGTGTGCAACGCCCTGGAGACTCTCCTCGTCCACCGGGAAATTGCCGAGGCGTGGCTCCCCGAAGCCGGGCGAGCCCTTGTCGACGCGGGTGTCGAGCTCAGAGGTTGCCCGGAGAGCGTACGCATCCTAAGGTCGCACGGAATTTCCGTCCGCGAGGCGACGGAGGCGGACTGGGAGACGGAGTACCTTGACCTCATCCTCGCCGTGCGCGTGGTAGACGGGCTCGACGAGGCACTGGCCCACATCGCCCGCTACGGGACGGGGCACTCGGAGGCGATCGTCGCCGAAGACCGGGAAGCGGCGGAGGCCTTCCTCGCGGCCGTCGACGCCGCGGCGGTGTACCACAACGCCTCGACGCGCTTTACGGACGGCGGAGAGTTTGGCTTCGGCGCGGAAATGGGGATCTCGACCCAAAAACTCCACGCCCGCGGGCCGGTAGGGCCGCGCGAACTCGTTTCGTACAAGTACGTCGTCCGGGGCGACGGACAGGTGCGCGGCTTTCGGGCCGTAGACCGCTGA
- a CDS encoding Flagellar motor rotation protein MotB, with protein sequence MKRPASRGERSGEHSTSELWLIPYADLLTLLLALFIVLFSVSQVDNKRLAALSEYFSLALQGGPGVLQNTQVVPPAQPPAIPPAPRGGKSDAGPGAPAGGSGEVVSPEEKERLERILAEERLLRGIQAEVEKFAKETGLEGEFSASLTEEGLLLSIGEKALFPSGSATLTPQAEEVARHVAQLLERVMPREVIVAGHTDNVPINRPPFYSNWELSGARAINFLKALLTYGPSLDPHHMRAVAFGEFRPVADNATEAGRAKNRRVEVFILRQYPPDAGGANP encoded by the coding sequence GTGAAGCGGCCGGCATCACGAGGTGAAAGAAGCGGCGAACATTCTACGAGCGAACTCTGGCTCATCCCCTACGCCGACCTGCTCACCCTCCTCCTCGCCCTCTTCATCGTCCTGTTTTCCGTAAGCCAGGTCGACAACAAGCGACTCGCGGCCCTGAGCGAGTACTTTTCCCTCGCCCTGCAAGGCGGTCCCGGCGTTCTCCAAAACACGCAGGTCGTCCCTCCTGCGCAGCCCCCCGCAATTCCGCCGGCGCCTCGCGGGGGAAAGTCCGATGCGGGGCCCGGGGCCCCGGCAGGGGGGAGCGGGGAAGTCGTTTCTCCCGAAGAAAAAGAGCGACTCGAGCGGATACTGGCCGAAGAACGACTCCTCCGAGGAATTCAAGCCGAAGTAGAAAAGTTTGCCAAGGAAACGGGACTGGAGGGCGAATTCTCCGCCAGCCTCACGGAGGAGGGGCTCCTCCTCTCCATCGGCGAGAAGGCCCTTTTCCCTTCGGGAAGCGCCACGCTCACGCCTCAGGCGGAGGAAGTGGCCCGCCACGTCGCCCAGCTTCTCGAGCGCGTGATGCCTCGGGAAGTGATCGTCGCCGGCCACACGGACAACGTCCCGATCAACCGCCCGCCCTTCTACTCCAACTGGGAGCTCTCGGGGGCACGCGCCATAAACTTCCTCAAGGCCCTCTTGACTTACGGACCCTCCCTCGATCCCCACCACATGCGCGCGGTGGCCTTCGGAGAGTTCCGCCCCGTCGCCGACAATGCGACGGAAGCCGGGAGGGCAAAAAACCGACGCGTCGAAGTCTTCATCCTGCGCCAGTACCCGCCGGACGCGGGAGGGGCGAACCCGTAG
- a CDS encoding Flagellar motor rotation protein MotA encodes MEISTVLGLVVAVFSIGYGVILKGVPIGALFSNPAAYLIIIGGTVAVTLNAFTMDELKRLPQLFRFVVVGVRFPDENKLIDQFMEWAIIARREGILALEAHVEEVEDPFLRNGLKMVVDGRDMEFIRDALLQDIQAMEERHARYASIFSQAGTYAPTLGVLGAVVGLIAALSHIDDTSTLGTAIASAFIATFLGIFTGYVLWHPFANKLNVLTRREVAIKLLMLEGILSLQAGMSPTNIEEKLVVFLPLSVRAAREREKEAAKRRGVEVKEGEAAGITR; translated from the coding sequence GTGGAGATTTCCACCGTGCTGGGACTCGTCGTCGCCGTCTTCTCCATCGGGTATGGGGTGATCCTCAAGGGAGTCCCCATCGGGGCGCTCTTTTCCAACCCCGCCGCCTACCTGATCATCATCGGCGGCACGGTGGCGGTTACGCTGAACGCCTTTACCATGGACGAGCTGAAGCGCCTCCCGCAGCTTTTCCGGTTCGTCGTCGTGGGTGTCCGTTTTCCCGACGAAAACAAACTCATCGACCAATTTATGGAGTGGGCGATCATCGCCCGGCGCGAAGGCATCCTCGCCCTCGAAGCACACGTAGAGGAAGTGGAGGACCCCTTCCTCCGGAACGGCCTCAAAATGGTCGTCGACGGGCGGGACATGGAGTTCATCCGCGATGCCCTCCTCCAGGACATTCAAGCGATGGAAGAACGGCACGCCCGCTACGCTTCGATCTTTTCCCAGGCGGGCACCTACGCTCCCACGCTCGGTGTCTTGGGGGCCGTCGTCGGCCTCATCGCCGCCCTCTCCCACATCGACGATACGAGCACACTCGGCACGGCGATCGCCTCTGCCTTCATCGCCACCTTTCTCGGGATCTTTACGGGATACGTCCTTTGGCATCCCTTTGCCAACAAGCTAAACGTCCTCACCAGGCGCGAAGTTGCCATCAAACTCCTCATGCTCGAAGGAATTCTCTCTCTCCAGGCGGGGATGTCGCCGACGAACATCGAGGAGAAGCTCGTCGTCTTCTTGCCCTTGAGCGTGCGCGCCGCACGGGAACGGGAAAAGGAAGCCGCAAAGCGGCGCGGTGTGGAGGTGAAGGAAGGTGAAGCGGCCGGCATCACGAGGTGA
- a CDS encoding Glutamate 5-kinase, with translation MGRELIRAYRRIVVKVGTHSLTDERGELRYEKFEQVVADVADAVRTGHEVILVSSGAIALGAFLLGWRRDLLTLPEKQAAAAVGQTQLMKAYAECFAERGLAVGQILLTRDDLDDRRRYVHLSNTLETLLRHRILPIVNENDSVAVEEIRVGDNDTLAAALAGAITADLVALLTDVEGLYDQNPRLHPDARLISEVHELTPEIWALAEGAGTSVGTGGMRTKLEAAHIATSMGVDLVVLRAGEGRLGRFLAGEPVGTLFHRRPAPRGKKRWLQAVARPSGTLVVDDGAVDALVRGKKSLLVPGVRRVEGTFEEGDVVLVVSEDGLPVAKGLVRYASEELRLLLQRKATGQSVARLPEVVHRDELVLVERVANAPSDA, from the coding sequence GTGGGCAGGGAGCTCATCCGAGCGTACCGGCGCATCGTGGTCAAGGTGGGAACGCACAGCCTCACGGACGAGCGGGGGGAACTTCGGTACGAGAAATTCGAACAGGTGGTGGCAGACGTCGCCGACGCCGTGCGCACCGGACACGAGGTGATCCTCGTGTCTTCGGGGGCGATCGCCCTCGGCGCCTTTCTCCTCGGCTGGCGGCGCGACCTCCTCACGCTGCCGGAAAAACAGGCGGCGGCCGCCGTCGGTCAGACGCAGCTCATGAAGGCCTACGCCGAATGTTTTGCCGAACGCGGCCTCGCCGTAGGGCAGATTCTGCTCACGCGCGACGACCTCGACGACCGGCGTCGCTACGTCCACCTGTCCAACACCTTGGAAACGCTCCTTCGGCATCGAATTCTCCCCATCGTAAACGAGAACGATTCCGTGGCCGTCGAAGAAATTCGCGTAGGGGACAACGACACGCTCGCCGCAGCGCTCGCCGGCGCCATCACCGCCGACCTCGTCGCCCTCCTCACGGACGTAGAAGGTCTCTACGACCAAAATCCTCGCCTGCACCCGGACGCGCGCCTGATCTCGGAGGTTCACGAACTCACGCCGGAAATCTGGGCGCTCGCGGAAGGCGCGGGCACCTCCGTAGGCACGGGCGGCATGCGGACCAAACTCGAGGCGGCGCACATCGCCACGAGCATGGGGGTGGATCTCGTCGTTCTCCGCGCGGGCGAGGGGCGGCTTGGCCGCTTTCTCGCAGGTGAACCCGTGGGAACCCTTTTTCACCGTCGTCCGGCGCCGCGCGGAAAGAAGCGGTGGCTGCAGGCAGTCGCCCGCCCGAGCGGCACGCTCGTCGTCGACGACGGCGCGGTGGACGCGCTCGTGCGCGGAAAGAAGAGCCTCCTCGTGCCCGGGGTTCGTCGGGTCGAGGGTACGTTCGAAGAAGGCGACGTGGTCCTCGTCGTCTCCGAAGACGGCCTTCCGGTGGCCAAGGGGCTCGTTCGCTACGCGAGCGAAGAGCTCCGCCTCCTTCTCCAGAGAAAGGCTACGGGACAGAGCGTTGCCCGGTTGCCGGAGGTAGTGCACCGCGACGAACTCGTCCTTGTCGAGAGGGTCGCCAACGCCCCCTCCGACGCGTAA